AATTACTTCTGCTTGTCAAGAGTTATAACTATAATATCTCACGAGTTCAACAATACCAACACTTTAAATATGAACTTCCCTCGACTTTCTATATGACTCTAATTATTAGTGGAGTCGGGATCATCTTATTATAAGTCCGTATCATTAATACACTTCACACAAAACTAACTCGTTCTAATATTCCCACCCTAAAAATAACTATCTCATCATTCTATTCATATTCATCTTAATTCAAAGTAAAGATTACCAAATtcataaacataattataagaaaatagcTAAAACATATCACACAAAGCTCATCCATCACATtctcatataatttttaaatcatcaCACCATGTCATACATATGTATTTCACCTCAATCCAAACTTATCTTATAACATCAATCACCTATTGTTTATTTACATGTTAATAattcatcatttattttctattcattaacATAGTAttcaattgtaatatttttattaagtatatcaaaatgacaaaaaatatttatctaatcACAAACCTCTAATTGACAATCCAAACGATCAAAAGTgaaataactatattttaagAACCATCCCTTAAAAGTTCAACGTGACCCAATGGTTGTGAGAATCGAAATTTTACCTAGATAATCCAAAACCCAAAACAAGGTTGCGAGTGGGAGCATTCCCAACCACAACCACGAGTAACCATTTCCAATCACGATTGAGTCTATCGAAGGAGAGAGTTCACCGGGGAGACACAAACACCAATGAGATCCGAGCCCAACCACATAAGGAATTGATACCACTTTCTACCCAAAACTTTAAGACAATGGGTTAATaagtctttcatctttatatagtacTCAACTTTCTCATTTCCATCTAATGTGGGACTTATACTCATACTTGAATTCCTAACAAGTGGTACTGTCCAActttgtatcaaaattttaactcCCAAATTGACTTGAATAGACTGTCCAACTTAACTATCTATGCaactttagttattttttagtttaaaataaccataaaatacATCAAATCGGACAATCTcagtcaaataaaatatctttcacAAATAACAATACTAAAACAATAGTCCAAGCAATCACAATTAAATGTCATCATTATACTCAAACAATTTACCAATATAATTCAACATATCAAATTCTAAATTTCACAATTCATAGTTCACACATCAACATTATTAAATcaacaaaaacacaattttaCTATACCAACCAAAGTTTCATAATCATTTTATCAAATTGAACTACAATTTATTAGAACTATTTAAACTTAATCCAACTTTTCTTAAATGGATAAATGTTCTTAGTTTCTCGAAAGgtgttttacatattataaactCTCACAAACTCTATAATATTTGattacatatgttttttctACTTGTATATAAGAAGCTTTGATTAATGATGAAAACATACAAACTCAAAACGAGACACatgaacaaaaaatttaaaatactaacaagaataataaaagataacTTATTCTTGTtctaaattctaataaaataagattgtAGACCTCAACGTCGTAGGTTATACTATGATATTCAAATAGAtgaagaatgaaataaaaaatctaaaaagaaaacattttttttttataaaaacgataatttttgtaaaagaagaTTTGATATACAtctataattaaactttttagaataaaataatctaaatcaAAATAACCAATActcttaaactattaattttttaagtgcTTACATAATATACTAGGAGAGAATATACGAACATATTTTACTAAAAAGTAAATATCTAAGAAAGTCTTCTTATTTTTACCCTTAAGAAGAATGGTCAGggttaacatatatttattgcTTCATAAGAGGAATGACATTGagaataatatgaaaaaagGAAGTGATATGATGGTTTAATCGTTTAgcagaaataaaaaagaaaaagaaaatagtaaaagacATAAACAAGATATTTTTGAATGACGTAATTATCTCTTAATACAAAGAGacataagaaattaaatacagttattaaaaataaatataacataaaaaatattatatactcgtaaaatattttttattcatttatagtGAGTATATACacactatataataataataataaaaaagtttgtaaaaaagaaacaaatatagttaaaaagtacttatttattatattttcttatatttattaactgacatagaataaaaagaattttcttgttttttgttATGGTCATAAATGATATGATGGTATTTAAATATTCTTCACTCTCTTTATTATggttttgtttgtaatatatagagaaaaaaataataatcttcaTCAAGTATGATATGATATCATGTTTAGTGTATCGTTTTCCATTATTCGAGAAAATGATTCTCAATAAccatgttttatttctttttcttctatgtaTGGATGCTAGTTtttctcaaagaaaaaaaaaacttttggtTCTTTACTTAAATGCTAGTAATagatatcaaatatataaataaaatattacttatatATCTTAATCtccttattaataaaaataatttctgttattttaaaataaatgttatttaagcGTTGTTATTATGACCTTCATCAATAAAGTCTGAATACGAATCTTATCTTTCAAAAGATTGATaccttttgaaatttaaaaggtTGATAcgattttaaatgaaaaaagaaaccGCTTATTAATGAGACgtgaaaaagtaatttaaaatgaaagcaTATGATGAAAAGAGTAATATAATCTCTATAATtgtttcatataaataaaaagttaggtAAAATTTTACTGTAatgaaaaagtgataaaatCTTAACTAGTAAGAAAGAGGAGTATCAGGAGACAgaatgtaagaaaaaataaaatatatgaatattataaaaatgaaaagatattgTGTATAAATTAAGAGTAAATTGTATTTGATTTAAATAGAAGAtaggaattaaaattaaaaatagtaaaataggtGGGCCAAAAATAAAGAGTAACGAAAAAGAAGGTGGGTAACACGACGACGCATTGCTCTAGGCCATGAAAAATGCCCAATGGTACTTTCCCAATTGGAAGGAAAGCATGCACCCCTGATCCGCGCGTGAGGAAATCCCAAAGGCACGCGCACACGCTCTCaaaccaaacaaacacaaacgCACGCTAATGTTGGCCTCCTTCATCATCCTTCTCACTCCCCATCAACGCATTTTACGCTCTCCTAATCCTCTTCCGCTTCCTCTTCTTTGCATGTTATCGGAGCTCCGGCTCCACTAGCGGAGCCCCGGCTTCACTTCAAACCCAACCACAAACCTATCCATAACTCCATTCTCTCTTTCTCGAGATCTCAAAATGTCCAAACCCTGGGGCAACATCGGAGCATGGGCCGCCGATTCCGAGCGAGCCGAGGCCGAGGAGCGCGAGGCCCAGGCTGCGGCCGCGGCCGCCGAGACCCAAAACTTCCCCAGCCTCAAGGAGGCCGTCAGCTCCAAGCCCAAAAAGAAGAAGGGTACAACCATCCCGCTCTCTCAGTTCAACCAAGGCGGTTTTCCCTCCACCGGCGAGCACCAGGGCCTCACACGCGACGAGATGTTGGCGCTTCCCACCGGTCCCAAGGAACGCTCCCCCGAGGAAATGCAGTTCAACCGCCTCGGCGGCGGTTTCTCCTCATACGACCGCTCCGCCGGTCGCTCTCGCGACCGTGACGGCGGAAACAACGACGGCTCCTGGGGCGGAGGCGGGAGAAGATCCTATGGCGGATTCGACGAGGAACGCAGGGGTCCGAATCCTAGGGTTTCGGAACTCGATCAGCCTTCCAGGGCTGATGAGGTGGACAATTGGGCCTCCGTGAAGAAATCTGTCCCCGCGTTTGATTCTGGTCGGCAGAATCGCTATGGGGGAGGCGGCGGCGGTTTTGGTGGCGGAGGTGGTGGTTTTGGTGGcggcggtggcggtggcggtggttTTGGTGGTGCGTCTAGGGCTGATGGTGTGGATAATTGGGCGGTTGGTAAGAAGGCTGCTCCTGTTAGATCTTCCAATTTTGGTTCAGGTTTTCGTGATTCGGGCGTGGAACCGGATCGTTGGTCGAGAGGTGGTCCGTCGCGTGAGACGGAGCGGACGGAGCGGCCGAGGCTGGTATTGGATCCGCCGAGGGGCGATGGTTCGGTGAATGATGCTTCTGTGAAGGCGACAAACAAGGGCAATCCGTTCGGCGCGGCGAGGCCCAGGGAGGAGGTGTTGGCTGAGAAGGGATTGGACTGGAAGAAGATGGATTCAGAGATTGAGGCGAAGAAGACGAGCCGGCCCACGAGTTCTCACTCCAGCAGGCCTTCCAGTGCTCAGTCCAATCGCTCTGAGGGTCCCGGGTTGCAGGGGGTCGATGCTGTGCCGAAATCGAGGCCCAAGTTGAATCCGTTTGGGGATGCCAAGCCTCGGGAGATTCTGTTGGGTGAGCGAGGCATGGATTGGAGGAAAATTGATCTTGATTTGGAGCATCGCTCTGTTGACaggttttcttttgtttcttggtTAATTTATGCCTTTTTGCATCCGTTTGTTCTTTGATCCATTGTCTCAACTTCTAAATGTTGTCGTGCTTTTGCTTGTGATTGATAATGGTCTTAGATCGGTCTCTATGTTTTTGTTTGGTCTGTCTGGTGGTCATCCATGATTTTCATGCATTATTCAACAGTTGCAAGTAActatcaaaaagagcttttgTCCCCATGGTGCAACAAGGACCAccaatgtgtttttgttgtgcTTGTTGTGGGGtgagttgattttattttggcaGCATTTACAGATTAGGCAAATCGTATGGGCTAATATTCAGGTAAATTTTTTAACTgtattttatcatgtttttgtgTAAAAGCGGCCAGCCTTTATGGTTTTTAAAGTTAGCATTAGTTGTGCAGGATGGGCTATCTTGCTCAACGATTCTTCATTATTCCCCAAAATGTTTTATGTTGAGATGGTAATTTTTAATA
This genomic stretch from Vigna radiata var. radiata cultivar VC1973A chromosome 7, Vradiata_ver6, whole genome shotgun sequence harbors:
- the LOC106768743 gene encoding eukaryotic translation initiation factor 4B2 isoform X1 — encoded protein: MSKPWGNIGAWAADSERAEAEEREAQAAAAAAETQNFPSLKEAVSSKPKKKKGTTIPLSQFNQGGFPSTGEHQGLTRDEMLALPTGPKERSPEEMQFNRLGGGFSSYDRSAGRSRDRDGGNNDGSWGGGGRRSYGGFDEERRGPNPRVSELDQPSRADEVDNWASVKKSVPAFDSGRQNRYGGGGGGFGGGGGGFGGGGGGGGGFGGASRADGVDNWAVGKKAAPVRSSNFGSGFRDSGVEPDRWSRGGPSRETERTERPRLVLDPPRGDGSVNDASVKATNKGNPFGAARPREEVLAEKGLDWKKMDSEIEAKKTSRPTSSHSSRPSSAQSNRSEGPGLQGVDAVPKSRPKLNPFGDAKPREILLGERGMDWRKIDLDLEHRSVDRPETMEEKLLKEEIDNLKKELEKESPINSNKESEGEAGVDQTSTYAILQQKEKELEVLVRDLDDKVRFGQKAVERPGSSAGRSSGFSDRPPSRSGSFEDSRSVDYTDRPRSRGTAGTGDVWTRPSDDRRQFQGSRERGWFSGSRDLNRHLEQQSLSTGTNFCLICYCISKHCKFLFPLSGNFLGVWMKAEKACNFIRTKFLSRIIELPS
- the LOC106768743 gene encoding eukaryotic translation initiation factor 4B2 isoform X2, yielding MSKPWGNIGAWAADSERAEAEEREAQAAAAAAETQNFPSLKEAVSSKPKKKKGTTIPLSQFNQGGFPSTGEHQGLTRDEMLALPTGPKERSPEEMQFNRLGGGFSSYDRSAGRSRDRDGGNNDGSWGGGGRRSYGGFDEERRGPNPRVSELDQPSRADEVDNWASVKKSVPAFDSGRQNRYGGGGGGFGGGGGGFGGGGGGGGGFGGASRADGVDNWAVGKKAAPVRSSNFGSGFRDSGVEPDRWSRGGPSRETERTERPRLVLDPPRGDGSVNDASVKATNKGNPFGAARPREEVLAEKGLDWKKMDSEIEAKKTSRPTSSHSSRPSSAQSNRSEGPGLQGVDAVPKSRPKLNPFGDAKPREILLGERGMDWRKIDLDLEHRSVDRPETMEEKLLKEEIDNLKKELEKESPINSNKESEGEAGVDQTSTYAILQQKEKELEVLVRDLDDKVRFGQKAVERPGSSAGRSSGFSDRPPSRSGSFEDSRSVDYTDRPRSRGTAGTGDVWTRPSDDRRQFQGSRERGWFSGSRDLNRSNSRERW